Sequence from the Thunnus maccoyii chromosome 22, fThuMac1.1, whole genome shotgun sequence genome:
TTCAAAGATGGTGTCCTTGTAAAACTCAGAGCGCCGATCATCCTCAATTTCCAGTGGCCCCACCTGAGAGAAACCATTCTCTGTAATGTAGACTGCTGGGTTGTTGAAAGTGTCCTGGAAAGTCAGGGGACAAATATTATTGTCAAACAAGGCATCTTAGCTGTCAGACATTctagagagagacagattggTCTACGGTGTGCCGTTAAGCTGCATTTCAACAGTGCCAATCTCAAACTAATGGTCTGTGACAAGTCACAACAGCAGGAAATTGCTCGTTTGCAAACACTGTTCAGCAAAGTAACTGTTTCATTCAATGTGACAGCACTAATGAAGCATCAATGTGTTTCTGGAGGTGTTAAAAGGAGATTACTGCATACAAAATCAATAGCAAGACACTAAACAAATGTCAGTGTTCTTCTCATTTGGTTGAAGGCGATTTGTTTTCTTGTCGGTCAATTCAGGTTGATGTTACGAGAAAAATGACTTCACATTTCAACTGATTGAATTCAAAGTCAAAATAAAGGATGTGGTTGTGCCTCGTTTGGGGTGATTTTTAGTGACTGTGTCTGTTGACTTCCACTGAAACATGCAATAAAAATGACTGCAAGAGATTAATTATGAGTAGTTATTTTACCTTGATGTACTTCAGAAGTTTCCTTAAGCCATGGGGCACGACAGCCAGCCAGGAAACTCCACAAATAGGCCAGGATGGATCCAAGACTTCTTCTGCATCTTGGTCGCTTTTCACGCATAATACCTGCCCACAACCCCCTCTTGGCTTGACTTTACGAGACGTATAATAGTTCAAGGCGAAGAAGTCAGCTGTCCCCAACACAGCAGGTTCATCCTTTGAGAAACTGGGCAGTCTTGAGCCGCCACTGTATCCCATCTTCTTACTTTGAGCATCAATGGCAGATCTCATTACTTCTGGATAATCTCCCGTGACAAACACTGGCCAGGCAAACCATCCAAGTGTAAACGCAAGGTAACGTTCAGCAGCAGCCACATCCTCGGCACAATCTGGGTGTAATGGCTCAACCCAGTCACTGTTGATGGCCAAAGACACAGCACCTCTCTGCTTCGGCCTGTAGAAGGAGTTGTAGCTATGCCAAGCCATAGCATGGGCACGCAGCATGTTATGCCCCACCACATAGGCAGCAATTCCTGGTTCTTTTAACCCTGGGGCATGGACGCCGTCTTCGTGACCCAGTTTGGCACACACGTACGGCTCGTTGATAGTGATCCAAAGTTTGACCCGGTCCCCAAATGTTTGGAAACAAAACTGAGCATAGCTGTCGAAGAGGGTTGCTATACTTGGTGATTTCCAGCCCCCTTGGTCTTGCAGAGCTTGAGGCAGGTCAAAGTGGTAAAGTGTGACCATAGGTGATACATTACAGGCCAGCAAATCATCAATCACCTTGTTGTAGTACTGTACACCTGTAGGACAGTGCTGTTGTTAATGGATAATAAGGTAAAACACTAGAACCATGGCATCTAAATCAAATAAGCTTGCTCTGGTGTGCTTGGTCTTTCAAGGATatggaaaatggaaataccTTTTTGACTGACATGTCGTGTGGTCCCATCAGGCAGTAGGCGGGCCCAGGAGAGAGACAAGCGATAGTGTGTCAGTCCAAGCAGCTGGATGCACTCCAGGTCTTTCTCCCACAGCTCATAGCTGTTACAGGCCACATCTCCATTCTGCTCCCCAAACACTTTGCCTTTCTTGTGACAAAATGTGTCCCAGATACTTGGTCCCTTGCCGTCTGCCTGCCAGCCCcctcaacacatacacacataaagcttgtttttttaatttcataaaagTAGGTAGGATGTTGACACAAAGAAAAATCACTGTAATGTTTCTGTTGGGACTttcagtgtgtctgtgggttTCATTGAATGTATTGGGACTTTGTCTTTGGCTATACTCCAACAAATACTTGTTCTAATTTTGCTCCTATTGTAAAATTGTAGCTTTTTGCAACGTGGCTTTTGTGTGGTGACAGTGTAACATTTTGATTACTAATGTCAAGATCTATATACTGTCTCATACAATCTCTGGTTTGAGAAAATCACCATTCCTTGCGCTTTTTGTCTGTTGTGTGCCATCTTAAAGAAGTGAACACATTATTAAGAACACCAGTGCAGTTtaatgcaatctaatacaaaAGCTCTGCAAGAAATGCAACCTTTGTGGAGCCTTTGATATTCAGTTTGTTAGTGGTGTGGATCATGGCTAATGTTATCTCTCAAACAACAATTTAACACAATGACTGTAATATCACCACAAACCAAGGCAGAGTTGTAGTTAGAACAGACTTGAAACCACATTTTTACATACCGCACAGCAATTATGCGCATTTTTGGATCACTGTAGAAGCATTCACTGAGGGtttaattagaaaaaaactTAAAGCAAGTAATTCTAGTCTCCAGGAAAGCCTTGCTTCTTAACTGTGGTCTCTATTGTAGTGTTATTACATTAGACTCCACAGGTGATTATATTGTGTCCATGCCCAGGTTGTTTACATACCTTCTATTTGATACGCAGCAGTTCCCGCTCCCCACGCAAAGTCACACGGGAACATTTTATTGAGACACTAAAACGAAAGCAGCTGTAAAGTTTTTTACTGCATTATAATTgccttgtgtgtctgtgtctgtataaTCTCCCTTTTAAAGTGTCCACATTGAATGCAATGTGGACAACGTGCGACCAGGAACAACTCCAAAGTGTGACGTTtgcaataaaggaaaaaaaaaagttacactTTCACACCATTACCTAATATGCTTTCTCTTTGCTTCGTTTTGGTACCGCAGTAAATGTTTCTACTTGACCAGTGtggataaataataataatcaaaccAACTTCAGTTATAGGGTCAATTTTTACGATTTTCACTCGAGAGTTGTGTTCACGACTGCCGGTCTACAAATCTTACAAAGAGCGCTTGAAGGCAGCACGTACTTTGCAGTCCTGCGTGATGACGTTTAGACTGGACTTGTTTGCGGACGTGAAACTCGCACAGTAAACATGTTAAGATGACATGCAGATATTCTGTATTAGCTTATCATACAGTATTACAAGAAATGTTGAAGTTTGCAATAATGTTTGGCATTATAACGTTAGCTAAATTATGTCTTGTTCGCATAAAGAGCAGACAAAATAAATTGGCCTTAAGTATTTCCATATTTATACAtcatgtatattatatataatagtaCGTTATTGTGTATAACGCAAACAGTCACATACAATGTGAAGTCCTGTCTGCAGacaaaaaaggtcaaaggttgCTTGTCAATGAACGTCAAGCCTCGCAGGTCCTGAAAACAAATAGACTGGTGGAGGTGAAAGCATTATAGCCTGAAGGCATATGTTGAATGACTCACACTACAATGCTGTCCTCTGGTCTAGTCTTCTACAGAATAAGTGACTCACTCGACCTGATCATAACAAAGAAAATGGATTGTTTGCCAAAGGGCAAGTCCTTATCAGCTGTATGTCCTCCTCACACAGCTACACAGATACAAGGATTTTTGCCCCTCATGTGATTTAATCTTTCATGGCTATTATGTGTACAGTAAACTAGACTGACGTTATTGAGACAACAAAACTGAATAGTGATAACAGCAGTCATGGTGTACATAACTTGATGGATATCAAAATGTTTGGGGTCAGcggttaaggttaggaaaagggttaggtttaggcaagtagtggttatagTTAGGGTTGGgttaagtctccaggaaatgaatataAGTCTATGTAAATACCTCAAAAGTGACTTGAGtaaaccagtgtgtgtgtgtctgtgtgtgtatttgtagttCAACCTATGAGAATGTGTGACTGTTGATCTGTATGACCTTGcttgagtatgtgtgtgtatttatacagtatatgtgtacgtgtgtataTGTAGGTATTGTGggtatgtataaatatatgttgtttcttcattattattattttattatcttttaatCTACTTGtttcccttcttttttcttatttagcACTGCATTGCATACCTATGCTTGATGTTTAtgtctctttttaaatgtaaagcacatttaGTTTCCTTGTAATGAAATATGCGCTATAAATAAAGATGCTTTGCCTTGCATTGCCAAAAGTAAGAGTTCTCATTGTGCAGAAAAGTACAGTATATCATAGACTTTAATAGTACACATTACAAATGcatttatgtacattttactGGAGCAGTTGGTCAAGGAGGAGCAATAACTTTTGGTAGTTTAAAGCATCTatgcatcatgttttatgaactcatcattgatttgttttcactATATCTGTTAAATAAAGAGTGCAGTAAAACTGCAACAGTTGCCTCTTAAATGTAGTAAAGCGCAAGTATAAAATAGTACGGAAGTGCGCTGTACTCGTATAAAGTACCTCAAAAGTGTACAATATCACAGTACTTGACTAAATGTACTTCCGTTCCACAACTGGAGAAGAAGGTCTACATCAGTGCAATAACTGTATACAAACTGTAGAAGaccaaaaatgcatttgtttaggatttatttttccttttttttgaaaTGCAGACCGGATATGGTTTGCATTTCATGGGACTTGACGAGAGTGGAGCCTGGGGCAGGATCATGGGAAGAGATAGGACTTCTCTCAATGGAACTTGCTTTGAATACTTTACAAAGACACAGGAGGactaaaaaaagagacaaaacaacCACTTTGGATACTTTTTGTGACGTAATGTCGAGtaatttgtttagtttttttgaAGATTTACACCACACTTTGAGCTGAAAGGGGCTGTTGTTGTCGCTTGcttctctttttgtgtgtggggtttttttttcatgagtaATTTGTGCCTTTGGAGTGAGAAGGAAAAGGTTCCTCGCTGTTGTTGGGTTCAGTCTGAAGCTCAGAGGAAACTTAAGTGAGAGTTCCTGAAGTTAGTGCGGGTTACCCGGGATGACTGCAGCCGCCTCCCGTGGGAAAGACCCTCTGACTTGGACCCACGCTATGGCCAACAAAGAAAACCTCCCAACAACTGGACAAGTTATTTAGCAACCAGCGAGCATACGCAGCTTTTGAATTTTTCGGGATTAGCAGAGTTGGAGGAAATGAACACCTCGCCAGCATGGAAAAGGAATTATAAATGAGTCGTTTGGCAAACAAAGAAGAACAGTCGGACTGAATACCGCCGAGCGAAGGGAAAAGCCTTGCGAGAAATGGAGGAGGAAGGCTCACTTGAGCCAAACAAAATACTGGcaaatgtctcatttttctctttaacAGGGCCCGGCTTTCCGGTCACCTTTTTATAACAAAGCTAACTCCGTATCAACAGCCCGTCTGGCGTTATTAAAACCAATCTATTCTTCTCTTTGCCAAATGCTGCAGTGCTTTTCTAGTCGTGCGTGAAAATGAGGGTGGATGTGTTGCAGTTGTTTGTGATTTTGCTGCTCAGCGGCGGCGGAGGCTCTGCGATATCATCTGATTGCAAATCATATGATGAACGCTCGAAAAGCTCTGGGAAGAGCCTGCCAGCCGATAGGAAAGTGGTGTGCAGCAACATGGGGCTCCATCAGTTGTTACCCCCGGATTCCTTCCCCAACAGGACAGTCACACTGTGAGTATACAGGAGATGCTTTTTAACATTCACTGCACCACTGATTCTGTAAACTAATGAAAAAGCAGTTTTACATTAAAGTTTGGATCTTGGAAGTTTTATTACTCTTTCACAGTACTCTTTTTCCCCAATATTCTCTGCATTGCCTACTTCTAAATTGTAAATTTGTTCTCACTATGTGGACctgagcatgtttttttttgtccaccatATTCctaattaaagggaaaattctGAATCAGGTATCCTGTTCCTCTTTCACAAGATAAATGTGGCATGATAAGTAGTTCTCTTAAGCTATACTTGTGTCCTTTCCTTGTCAGCCATACATCACTCTTTCACAGCTGCATACTGTAATGGTGTAAATGTAAACCCTGTGTAACAGTAACCGCCTGTCCGCCTGTAACTGTagtgattcacacacacacacaggaagatgTTTTGGCTACTCAGTCAGGGCTCACACGCAAGAGCTATTCACTTGTCTTACCACATCTCCAAGGTATTTTAATAGCCTAAATGTagagctgtgaaaaaaaacctagtgttttttcctctgccCTGAAATACACACTCTAatttggagtatttttatactgaCAACACACCTCAGTAAGCCTAATATTCTacccccttttgttttttttaagaggacAAGAATTATACTTGTATATGCATCAGctatcagttttatttttacgtttgtttgtctttatgtggCCTTTTACATCCAGAAAGGATGAGACACACAAGTCATTGTGCACAAGTGTATTTCCCTTTATAATCCTGCTCATGGATTGAGGTCATTAGATATTTTTCTGCAGGCCTTTGTGTTATTAGGGTTACTTAATTTCAAGTCAAACCAGATTTAATAAAAGAGCAGTCTTGATGTTGGTTTACCACACAGTGCttgacagaacagaacaaatgaCGTGAACAAAAACTAGCAAAAAGAAATTCAAAGCTTGTGCGTCCAGAGCACTTGTGctttgtggtggtggtgagcGATGGGGGGAAATATGAGAATACCAGGGCAGGGTGCAGGACtagaaagaaaataatagacTCCAAGGAGGGAAAGGAAGGGAGTAGGATTTGCTGGTACATTAGGAGTTAGAAGAGCATTTCTGTATGTTTGCTTCAAAGTAATGTGCATGTGATTCACAGTGAATAGATTAAAACATGTGGTTTCCAACACGTCATAGGTTATTAGAGTTAAATATCTACCATTCATGCAGCCATGTTGGTTTGTAATCAATTCAGGACTGTATGGAAATACACTTGTAGATATTTGAAATGTGCTTGAGTAAGGTAATCCAGAAGTGAGAACTGTCTAGTCTTATTTTTGGTCACAGTCATACCATTGTAGCATCGAAATGCAGACGCGGTTTGGAAAATGTAATGGCAAGTGaatgtgttgaaatgtgaaCCTGCCAACCCTCTTTGATTGCATTGCTGTAAGCTGTAGAAAACATGACCACAGTGTCTGTGATATCAATTTTTCTGAGGGAACATTGTTAAGCTTG
This genomic interval carries:
- the gba3 gene encoding cytosolic beta-glucosidase isoform X1; this translates as MHHSFFFSTGRHSRAELHWITTCIQYQGGWQADGKGPSIWDTFCHKKGKVFGEQNGDVACNSYELWEKDLECIQLLGLTHYRLSLSWARLLPDGTTRHVSQKGVQYYNKVIDDLLACNVSPMVTLYHFDLPQALQDQGGWKSPSIATLFDSYAQFCFQTFGDRVKLWITINEPYVCAKLGHEDGVHAPGLKEPGIAAYVVGHNMLRAHAMAWHSYNSFYRPKQRGAVSLAINSDWVEPLHPDCAEDVAAAERYLAFTLGWFAWPVFVTGDYPEVMRSAIDAQSKKMGYSGGSRLPSFSKDEPAVLGTADFFALNYYTSRKVKPRGGCGQVLCVKSDQDAEEVLDPSWPICGVSWLAVVPHGLRKLLKYIKDTFNNPAVYITENGFSQVGPLEIEDDRRSEFYKDTIFEVAKAIGEDGVNVRGYFAWSLLDNFEWADGFSVRFGLFHVDFSDAKLSRAIYHSGREYAKIISKYKSAQSR
- the gba3 gene encoding cytosolic beta-glucosidase isoform X2, with protein sequence MFPCDFAWGAGTAAYQIEGGWQADGKGPSIWDTFCHKKGKVFGEQNGDVACNSYELWEKDLECIQLLGLTHYRLSLSWARLLPDGTTRHVSQKGVQYYNKVIDDLLACNVSPMVTLYHFDLPQALQDQGGWKSPSIATLFDSYAQFCFQTFGDRVKLWITINEPYVCAKLGHEDGVHAPGLKEPGIAAYVVGHNMLRAHAMAWHSYNSFYRPKQRGAVSLAINSDWVEPLHPDCAEDVAAAERYLAFTLGWFAWPVFVTGDYPEVMRSAIDAQSKKMGYSGGSRLPSFSKDEPAVLGTADFFALNYYTSRKVKPRGGCGQVLCVKSDQDAEEVLDPSWPICGVSWLAVVPHGLRKLLKYIKDTFNNPAVYITENGFSQVGPLEIEDDRRSEFYKDTIFEVAKAIGEDGVNVRGYFAWSLLDNFEWADGFSVRFGLFHVDFSDAKLSRAIYHSGREYAKIISKYKSAQSR